From the Lactuca sativa chloroplast, complete genome genome, the window ACTCGTTCTAAAAAAATGGGATTCCGTGTAATAAGCTTCTGATATTCAGCAATTCCTGTTAAAAAATAATCGCAAAAATCCAAACATTTATCTATCCACCCATGAGGTAAATCAGCAGCGATTCCACCAATACGAAAAAAATTGTGCATCATTCGCATACCGGTGGCAGCTTCGAATAGGTCATATATCAATTCTCTTTCTCGAAAAATATAGAAGAAAGGAGTCTGCGCCCCAATATCTGCCATAAAAGGGCCAAGCCATAACAAATGCGAAGCTATACGACTTAACTCCAACATAATGACTCTGATATAACTGGCCCTTTTAGGGACTTGAATATTGCCTAATTGCTCTGGTGCATTTACAGTTATTGCTTCTGTGAACATAGTAGCTAAATAATCCCAACGTGTTACATAAGGCAAATATTGTATAATTGTTCGATTTTCTGCAATTTTTTCCATACCTCTGTGTAAATAACCCAATATTGGTTCACAGTCAATAACATCTTCACCATCTAGAGTAACAATGAGTCGAAGAACACCGTGCATTGATGGGTGGTGAGGTCCCATATTGACTATCATGAGGTCTTTTCTTGTAGCTGGTCCAGTCATAGGTTTTTCCTGATTCATTCTTCCATGAATTGCTGAAAGCGAAAAGAAGTTCATCAAACTTTAAGCGATAATTCAAACTAACTCTTCAAATTAACGAGTTTTTCTCTCTCGAATATTCAACTGGCCTATTAACTCTTTATAGCGCGCTCTATTTTTTTTTGACAAATAAGCCAGCAACCGTTGACGTTTTCCCAGAATTTTCCGCAGACCTCTCTGAGATAAATAGTCTTTTTTGTGCAATTCCAAATGTGAAGTAAGTTTACGTATCTTATTGGTGAAACTTACTACTTGAAATTCAACAGATCCTCTGTTTTCTTTGTTTTCTTCTTGTTCTTGAAAAATAATTGAAATAAATGAATTTTTTACCATAAAATAATTTCACACTCCCCTTTTTACAGATATTGATTTTATTAAGCAGTAATAATAATGTCAGAAATTTTAATGTAGTATACACAATAATCAGAATTTTTTTATAGACTCCTGATTTTATCAATTAATAAATCCTATTTTGGAATTCATTTGTATAGTAAAAAGACGATACCAAATAGTTTAGTACGAAAATTCTGTTGATTAATTTATAGCTTTAATTGATACGACATTTTTCCTACGTCATTTCCTTATTATTGCACTATCCTAGACTGGAATGTAAGACAGTGCATATGTTCATTTGGTTGCTTGCATATAACATGGATATATTTAGATCACGGACAGAACTGATTGATAGAACAACAGAATATCTAGGAAACTCAAAATTGTTAATCATGGATACATATATATCCTTAACATACTCAAGCGGCTCCCATTATTGGTATCAAACCAATACCGATTCATACAAGCTAAATCTTCTAATCGATAATTAGGCCAAAAAAAGAACTTGAATTTAATTAATTCATTTTTTTTTATGTCAAAATCTTTATTTTCATCCAAAAATTGACTCCATTTTTTTATCTTGTTCTCGTTGTAAACTAATGTGTTTCTATCCACACCAGTGTTATTCTTTAAATTCAAATTAAAAGAAATGAGAATTCTTAATTCTCTACGGCGTCTAGACGATAAAATTTTTTCAGGAACAAGCAAATCAGAATTCTTTTTGTCTATATTTTTAGCAACATTTTCTTGTTTTTGGTATCTTTGATTACTTTGGTACTTACTTTTATGAACCAATGAAATACTTATGATTTGATACATAAAAAACTGTCCGTCATTTTTTAGAGATAGGCGGGCAGGTTCCAGAATTAATATTCCTGTTTTCATTAATTGTGTAAGATTTAAATTCCTACTCATTATACCCAGATCCATTTCTTTCCTTTGAATATAGGATATAGTAATTTTTCTGACATTTATCAGGCTAAGTAGTAGACCATATATCTGGATATTATTCATTATTTTTTGATTCAATTGATTGACACGTCCAGCCCATCTTAATTGCAAAGGAAAATCTCCTTTAAGGAATATTTTTAGTTTTTCGGTGGATTCTAAAAAGTATTCTTCAATATTGTTTTGATTATTTAATTCAAAATATTGTTTTGAATTTGATGGTCTAAATTTGAAAAAATCCTCTTCTTGCTTCAAAAAATCCTCTTCTTGCTTCAAAAAATCCTCTTCTTGCTTCAAAAAATCCTCTTCTTGCTTCAAAAAATCCTCTTCTTGCTTCAAAAAATACTCTTCTTGCTTCAAAAAATACTCTTCTTGCTTTCCGTTGATATTTTGATTTTCACTAAAATTGGAAGTGATATTCAAATTAAAAAGAAGTAATTTGCTTGGAATAAACCAAGGTTTCTCTTTATATTTATGATAAAGTCTCACAAACTTTGGAAAGAAAAAAACTTTCGGATTCGATATGAGGCAATTTAAGATTAAGATTTTTTCATTCATTCCCATCCAATCAAAAAATACCTTTTTGTAATTTATTTCCAAATTTGAATCAATCGGAAGATAAAAAAGACCATTATTATGAATTTTATCCTTTTTTTGGTCCTTATTTTTATCCTTTATTTGGTCCTTATTAGGTTCAACCTTAATATTTTTATTAATTTTATACAAAAATTTTCTATCTTTATTTTTTTCCATATATATAATATCGCTTTTTCCTAAATAATTCTTGCTAGGAATATTCTTGAGTATGCTAAAAAATTTTTCTTTATTTCTGGTGGAATTTTCTTGGTTATTATTTGTTTCTAATGATGATCTATAAATATAGTAGTTTTTTTTAGTTTCAGAATGAATATATTTATATGATAAAAGATCATATCTATAGTTTTTTTTTAAATTATCCTCTTTATTTGGTAATAAATAGACTTTCGAATTTTGTTTTTTTTTTGAATCAAGTAATTGGTCTTTTTCAGAGGAATACCATTTGTTTAAATCTTTATTTTGAGACGTCTGGCATTGGTTGATTCTATTTCGCCATTTTTGGGGGATTAATCTAGACGATGTAATCTGAGATAAATCGTATTGATAATGACCTCTTAACCAGTTTTTCCATGGATTCATTCCATAATTTGGAAGTTTATTATGTCTTAATTCGGAATGAAATATGCCTTGTCTTCCAAAAAAATCCTTTATTTCAGTCTTAAGACAAAAAGACGGTCCATTATATTGAAGAATAGATCTTAACTTATTGAAGTTAATAATCTGCGTTTGTGATAATTTGAAAAATACATATTTTTGTGACAAGTAAGATAAATCAAAAAAAATATCTGACTTCCGCTTACTATTTCTAAGATTATCAAAAGCCCTTTTTATAGTCATAGACAAAATAAAGTCAATTTTATTTTGTTTTGTTTTATTAATCCTTTCTTGATTTGTTTCATTATTGTTAATGTATTTATCATTATCAATAATTTTTTTTGTTGATTGGATAAAAAGTTGTAGAGGGATTCTGCGCATATTAATGATACATAGAAAGATCTCTATGTATATTTTTTCAATGAAAAATTTAACTAATAATTCAATATTTTTTATTTTTAATATTTTCAAAATTTTTTGGGATGATTCTGCATTATTAATTTTATTTTTTTTCATTATTTCTATTTCATTTCTGATTGTCTTTCTTCTATCAATCCTATGTTTCATTTCTTCTTCTGCCTGTGAATAATTTGTCCAACCTGTAGATCGAATTTGACTAAGTGATTCATGAATTATCTGATTGCTGATTATGGAATCCTTTTCTGTTTGAGTTTCACTTGATTCATATATTTCTCTCGGTAGAAATAATGGAATTTTATTTCCTTTTAAAAGTTCTTTTATTTTTTGTTTTATAAAGAAAAATGCTTTTGCTTCTTTCTTTTTTATTTTTTTAAAAATTCTTCGAACTCTAAAATTTAATTTTCTGATTTCGACTTTATAGTCTATATCTTTAAAAATGGGTTCAAAAAAGGAAGGTGTTTTTCGAGGAGGACCAAAAGGATGTTCCGTTTCCATTCCCAAAACTGTTAAAAAACAAGAATCAAAATCCTCTTGTTGCTTTAGATCTCTATCAGAATCATAGAGTCTTAGCTTAGATCTGTGCCAAGGTTTCAAATGAAAAGGATATAGGATTTTTATCTGAAAACCTCCGCGTAACCAATTTTTAGGAAATTTTGTTTTGGAGAATTGAAGACCATTAGAGCTGCATTTTAGATAAATTTCTCTATTCCAATCTTGGAAATCCTCATCCCATTCCGGAGATTGCCGTAATAAAATACGGACAATATTCTTAGCTATTATCAATAAAGGTAATTTAATATATTTTCTAAAAGTTGATTGAGCTAGTAACAGAATACCTCTTGTTTTGTGTCCATGTGGAATGGTCTCCCAGAATTCCATTACGTCTTCCTGGTTGTTTCTTTTTGGGGGGGATTGTTTATTTAAAATTTCGAATTCTGACTTTTTACCCAACCGATCTTTAATATTTAAAAAAAGTTTGATTAGGTCGGATATAGGAAAAGGGAAATCTTGCTTTTTTTCCAAAAAAAGCGGGGAATGAGGATTTCCTTGATACGGTCCCCAAATAACCAATTTACGCCTTTGAGCGCGCATAGATCCTTTGATTAAGGATCGACGAAAATCTGGTTCTTCCAAATAACTTATAAAACCCAAATCTTTATTATTAAATTTTTTATCCATATTAGAATTATTTAAATTAGACTGTTTCAAAGTTTCTAAAGTTCGTGTCGAACGATTTAAAAAATATATATGTTTATATTTTCTTGTTCGAAGCTGGTGTCTCAGCCCTTGTATTATGCCTTGTTCTTTTCGTCGTTTTTTATAATTTTGGTGTAACTCGTTTATTAATTTGTATGACCATCGAGGGGGTTTTTTACCGATTTCGTTTATTCTACTAGAGTTTTTTTGACCTTTAAGTTTAGCTATAATTGTGGTCCATAAAAAAATGAACCGATTATTTAAATCAATTTGGGCTTGGATTTTTTCTAATTTTTCTATTTTCTGTTCATAGTCTGGAGAATTAGGATCTATTTTATGTTCATATTCTCGAGAATTAGGATAGGGAAGAAGGTTATAATGAATTTTATTTAGTTCATATGTTTTTTCGTAATTTTCTATCGAAATTTGATTTATGATTGAAGATGAAAACAATTTATTGATTCTTCCACGATACATCCCAGTCAAAAAGGGATCATCCATTTTAACTAGGTAATTCTTTTTGTTAACTAGGCAATTCTTTTTTTTTTCAGTCTCAACATTACACAATCTAGTCTTTGTGTCAAGTATGTTTATAGAAAGAAATACTGTCTCTAAAGCCTCAATTCTATTTATAAATTCATTATTTAAGTTGTTATTTTTCTCTTTATTGGTATAAAGCCACTCGGTGTATAGTGCATCAGCGGAGAGTTTTTCTAATGTAGACAACGATATCCTTCTTGCTATCATTTCCCCAAAAGTTGACAAACTGGGAGGATATGTAAAAGATATTCTTTTTTTTCCATCACTTTGACATGTATAAAAAAAATATTGTGACGTTTCTTTTCTTACAGACAAATTTTTATTTATTTTTCTTATGTATCGTAATGGACGATTCCATCGATTATAATCGAAAAAAAAGGTCAGAATAGGTTTTTCAAACAAAGAAAAGGATTTTTCTTTATCTTTTTTGCCAAGTATTTCTAAATACAAATCTTCTTGATTCTTATATATATAAGAAAGCGGTGTATTGTTTTTAAGCTTCGCTTGGTCCATTTTCTCGAGGTTGTTCAGTTTCTTATTAATAATGGGTAACGGCATTCTACCTAAATAATACACACAGGTAACAAATAATAAAATATTAAGGATACCAGCTATAGACATAGAATTTGCCAATTCTGACACAAAGGACTTATTAGATCGAATGTACTTACGAATAGATCGATTTTTGCGTATCCAAACTACTAACAATCCAATTGATTTCATCAATATAATGTGACCAATTATCCAACCAACAAAACTACTTGTTACAAAAATAATCTTGTTGTTGCATTGAAACATAAAAATGTTGACTAATCTCGCTAACATTGAACTTGGTAAAATGAAATGATTGAATAATTGAAAAATGAGATTATTCAGGAATACACATTGAATGCTGAGATTACGCATTGAATTTCTGTTAGTAGATCCATAATCAAAGAAGTGTTTGTGAGTATTGCAGAAGAAATGAAACAAAAGATACGGTAGAGCTAGGACAGTTATTGTATGAGGTCTACCCAGTGCTAGATGCAGAGGCGCATAATAGATCGATATGAACATTATGAGCTGTCCCGTAATAAAACCAGTTGTTGCTGATACCTTCTTCTCGGTTCCTTCTTCTCCTTCTTCCATAATGTGAGCTCGGAGAAGGAAGAGATAGGAGGGCCCTATGGAGAATGTGGTCAGAAATCCATAATAGAGTCCGACCACAACGACCGAATTGATTATCTTCATGCATAAGGATACTAGATTACCTAGTAGAAAAGATTTCAAAATCATCACAAACCTCCCTTTTTCTTTTCTATTGCAATTTATGGATTATTATATGATGATTTTGAAACTTTCCATATATAGAAATAGAAAGAGATAGACTAGAAATGACATCTGTTATGTTAATGACACTAAAAGGATATTAAATGAATGGAATTGGGATATGGATGGAATATAATGAAATAGAGCCACTTTGGGGTTCCCTATGAAATGAGGCATGGAAGGGAGCCACTACGAAGAAGTTCCGGGAGTTACGAAGGAAGCTTCGAGCTCATATTGGTCATGGGTTGAGAACGGGAATGGAACTCTATGAGATCGAATCTCCCGTTGTTCCTCAGTAGCTCAGTGGTAGAGCGGTCGGCTGTTAACCGATTGGTCGTAGGTTCGAATCCTACTTGAGGAGATTTGAAAATCACCGTCAACACCTCGGTGTAGGCCCGGGATACTCCTTTGTTCCATAGCCCTGGGGCTATTTACAACTATCCAATTAATAATTCTCAGATGTACTAGTACTAGCAGTGCATCAAAGATGCAGTCATCGATTCTCCCGAGAGGCTACAATTGCCGCGAGCAAACATATTAATGACGAGGAACGCTTTTTTGTTATGCTACTAATACTTGTACTTGCTCTGCTATTCTGCCCCATCCTGGCTGAGGAAGAGTTACGGGCGCGTAAAAAAAAAATACGCTGATGGGGGGCGGGCATACTATGTGTAATGCTTCACTCATTTACGATAAATAATAAATAAAAAGGCCATTCCATTTCGACAAAAGACCCACACCCAAGTTCCATAGCTTTTGGTCCACTATCCCGATCATGATTTTGCTACCCCCAGAGGGAAAGGCCCTTCCCTTTTGGGCCGGTTGTGGGCGAGGAGGGATTCGAACCCCCGACACCGTGGTTCGTAGCCACGTGCTCTAATCCTCTGAGCTACAGGCCCCACTCCGTCTCCACTGGATCTGTTCCCGGGAGTACCCTCAAAAAAAAGGAACCTTTGCTCTCCCCAGCCATTTCGGGTTAAGAAGATGTCAAAGCGCCTTTATCTCTATAAGAACGGCGCGTTCCGAGGTGTGAAGTGGGAGAGAGGGGATGTCATAATTGGGGTTTTGAATAAGACGACCT encodes:
- the ndhH gene encoding NADH dehydrogenase subunit 7 is translated as MTGPATRKDLMIVNMGPHHPSMHGVLRLIVTLDGEDVIDCEPILGYLHRGMEKIAENRTIIQYLPYVTRWDYLATMFTEAITVNAPEQLGNIQVPKRASYIRVIMLELSRIASHLLWLGPFMADIGAQTPFFYIFRERELIYDLFEAATGMRMMHNFFRIGGIAADLPHGWIDKCLDFCDYFLTGIAEYQKLITRNPIFLERVEGVGIIGGEEAINWGLSGPMLRASGIQWDLRKVDHYECYDEFDWEVQWQNEGDSLARYLVRISEMTESIKIIQQALEGIPGGPYENLEIRRFDRVKDTVWNEFDYRFISKKPSPTFELSKQELYARVEAPKGELGIFLIGDKGVFPWRYKIRPPGFINLQILPQLVKRMKLADIMTILGSIDIIMGEVDR
- the rps15 gene encoding ribosomal protein S15 — its product is MVKNSFISIIFQEQEENKENRGSVEFQVVSFTNKIRKLTSHLELHKKDYLSQRGLRKILGKRQRLLAYLSKKNRARYKELIGQLNIRERKTR